In a single window of the Candidatus Zixiibacteriota bacterium genome:
- a CDS encoding HAMP domain-containing protein, which yields MSWKDIKIAKKLYIGFGLVLALTMLTGYIGYNGLNTYSQKVANADDANDLIKWVKDMAAARHIYRLDEDPAQYEKVKSTTEQMFSQIDETRSRFNDKKDIDDITEAETLTRQYSEKWGVWVDITNQSQTALHNMIKDAEEANRVCEELSKNQREKMNREFAQRIEHVRLKERVDKADDANSLVKMVQDCRVAEKNFLITKDEKYVAQVINRVDALERQAEETRSKMNDQEDIDAINLCIEAAEKYKHAFNNMVDFQNQREAVHEDLYGLAVAVTDIFNTIGEGQEEKMASAQASAVSMTVTFIIGALVLGIAIAFVIARGISKPVSNMATIAQEIAVGDINHDIKFTSKDEIGTLADSFRGL from the coding sequence ATGTCGTGGAAAGACATTAAGATTGCCAAAAAGCTTTACATCGGCTTCGGCCTTGTACTGGCTTTGACCATGCTGACCGGCTATATCGGTTACAATGGTCTCAACACCTATTCCCAGAAAGTAGCTAATGCCGATGATGCCAATGATCTGATTAAATGGGTCAAGGATATGGCTGCGGCTCGTCATATCTATCGTCTTGATGAAGATCCTGCTCAGTATGAAAAAGTTAAATCTACTACTGAACAGATGTTTTCTCAGATTGATGAAACACGTTCACGCTTCAATGATAAAAAAGATATCGACGATATCACCGAAGCTGAAACTCTGACTCGCCAGTATTCTGAGAAATGGGGTGTCTGGGTAGACATCACTAATCAGTCACAGACCGCTCTCCATAATATGATTAAGGATGCTGAGGAGGCCAATCGAGTCTGCGAGGAACTTAGCAAGAACCAGAGAGAAAAGATGAATCGCGAGTTCGCGCAGAGGATCGAACACGTACGTCTGAAAGAGCGAGTTGATAAGGCTGATGATGCCAACAGTCTGGTTAAGATGGTTCAGGACTGCCGTGTGGCCGAGAAAAATTTCCTGATAACAAAAGATGAAAAGTATGTTGCTCAGGTTATAAATCGTGTTGATGCTCTCGAACGGCAGGCTGAAGAAACCAGAAGCAAAATGAACGATCAGGAAGATATCGATGCTATCAATCTCTGTATTGAAGCTGCGGAAAAATACAAGCATGCCTTCAACAACATGGTTGATTTTCAGAATCAACGTGAAGCCGTCCATGAAGATCTGTATGGTCTGGCTGTTGCAGTGACCGACATCTTTAATACTATCGGAGAAGGCCAGGAAGAGAAGATGGCTTCCGCCCAGGCCAGTGCAGTTTCAATGACTGTCACATTCATAATCGGCGCCCTGGTCCTCGGCATAGCGATAGCGTTTGTGATAGCCCGCGGCATCAGCAAGCCGGTCTCGAACATGGCAACGATAGCTCAGGAGATCGCGGTCGGCGATATCAACCACGATATCAAGTTCACCTCCAAAGACGAGATCGGTACTTTGGCCGATTCATTCAGAGGTCTG